In Arthrobacter sp. SLBN-83, one DNA window encodes the following:
- a CDS encoding helix-turn-helix domain-containing protein, which produces MKPPAEPAASQPNEALPADYRHKLQIAELRADTLSELTQLMMEGPDPLALAQRAVDLVARATNSAGVFVYLWDEQEQVLVMRAGTAGVQSQQVGRVTLRLGEGVTGWVGLTRQSVVLNKNIQQDPRFVSISELQEEDFNSMLVVPIVAPTGTLLGVFSLWSYEEETFTWESKLIADEVGVLLASGLLQAETVDDLRRQSAAAHFLVDFPINSATSVLQCAQVAARSILKHMSSDACVIEYFGRGPATSPPTAIAMDKGERSGIMVRTTHSRTATSEFIESNVAGHERISVSFGLTSTRGIVTCYRPRRYSARELDRLSAICSQLAALFEAVELESVGSSHASRLLRSVGTSTFARILEESGWSKGRTLPVLVRVKRLKFDSDAVSRRIAPYLQELAGSRSLVFTEGPLSLLFIDTASGSGEEIKAKLETTLSDLDEHRGVSAFAGVGPLARDVASLQPALSDAETALAWTELVGRTSGRRVTSFSDIEHLQELPLVGEGMSAEIRDVLAELRSLTHYDAENGTQLAETVAMLLSNKGSIADTVSKLHIHRNTLRQRLQRVEQLIGHSFEEAGDWLPTGIAARLAMREGHRAVLQ; this is translated from the coding sequence ATGAAACCCCCTGCTGAGCCCGCGGCCTCGCAACCGAATGAGGCCCTGCCCGCTGACTATCGCCATAAACTCCAAATAGCAGAGCTTCGCGCAGATACCTTGTCCGAGCTCACGCAGCTAATGATGGAAGGACCGGATCCACTCGCGCTTGCTCAAAGAGCAGTGGACTTGGTAGCCAGGGCAACAAACTCAGCAGGGGTTTTCGTCTACCTGTGGGATGAACAGGAACAAGTCCTTGTCATGCGCGCAGGCACCGCTGGAGTGCAAAGCCAGCAAGTGGGAAGAGTCACCCTTCGCCTCGGCGAAGGTGTAACTGGCTGGGTAGGGCTTACTAGGCAGTCGGTTGTCCTTAACAAGAACATTCAGCAGGACCCGCGGTTCGTCAGCATCAGCGAACTGCAAGAAGAAGATTTCAATTCGATGCTGGTTGTCCCGATCGTGGCACCGACCGGGACCCTGCTAGGCGTGTTTAGCCTCTGGTCATATGAGGAGGAAACCTTCACCTGGGAGTCGAAGCTGATTGCTGACGAGGTGGGCGTGCTGCTTGCCAGCGGCCTGCTGCAGGCTGAGACTGTTGATGACTTGCGGCGCCAATCCGCAGCAGCGCATTTCCTTGTCGATTTCCCGATCAACTCCGCCACTTCCGTCCTGCAGTGCGCCCAGGTGGCCGCCCGGTCGATTCTTAAGCACATGAGCTCGGACGCCTGCGTCATTGAATATTTCGGGCGTGGTCCAGCCACGTCGCCGCCCACCGCCATTGCAATGGACAAGGGCGAGCGGAGCGGAATCATGGTTCGAACCACTCATTCACGAACGGCAACGTCCGAGTTCATTGAATCCAACGTCGCTGGACACGAGCGGATATCTGTCTCCTTTGGCCTGACGAGCACCCGGGGCATTGTCACGTGCTATCGTCCACGCCGCTATTCCGCCAGAGAGCTCGATCGGCTGAGCGCCATTTGCTCTCAGCTGGCCGCTCTGTTTGAAGCAGTAGAACTGGAGTCCGTCGGTTCATCCCATGCTTCACGCTTGCTCCGAAGCGTCGGCACGAGCACATTCGCCCGGATTCTCGAGGAGTCAGGTTGGTCCAAGGGCCGCACTCTGCCGGTTCTGGTGCGAGTGAAACGGCTGAAATTCGACTCTGACGCGGTGTCCAGGCGCATCGCCCCCTATCTTCAGGAGCTGGCTGGCTCCCGATCCCTGGTCTTCACTGAAGGCCCCCTCAGCCTGCTCTTTATCGATACCGCCTCCGGCTCCGGAGAAGAGATCAAGGCGAAGTTGGAGACAACTCTTTCTGACCTCGACGAACACCGTGGCGTCTCAGCTTTCGCCGGCGTAGGTCCACTGGCGCGGGACGTCGCCTCTCTGCAGCCAGCGCTTTCAGACGCCGAAACCGCACTGGCATGGACAGAACTGGTCGGCAGGACATCCGGGAGACGGGTAACCTCTTTCAGCGACATAGAACACCTGCAGGAACTGCCGCTTGTTGGGGAAGGGATGTCTGCGGAGATCAGGGACGTGCTCGCGGAACTCAGGTCCCTCACGCACTACGACGCGGAAAATGGAACCCAGCTGGCCGAAACAGTCGCCATGCTCCTATCCAACAAAGGATCCATTGCCGACACGGTCTCAAAACTGCACATCCACCGCAACACACTCCGGCAACGGCTCCAGCGTGTAGAGCAGCTCATCGGTCATTCATTCGAAGAAGCCGGCGACTGGCTTCCCACGGGCATTGCAGCGCGACTGGCGATGCGCGAAGGCCACCGCGCGGTTCTTCAATGA